From the genome of Impatiens glandulifera chromosome 9, dImpGla2.1, whole genome shotgun sequence, one region includes:
- the LOC124913854 gene encoding uncharacterized protein LOC124913854 — translation MASILGFSTPLFCKSISPSLSCSSSPKITVHLRNHGGGVALDNPIVSVQKKFRRDRKFVPCSVSEETQVPEEAAEAEASVVVPVSPSDVLTMFFQADGMMNEALIPAISGALQETDGISNLEVKVVEGIASIELKKQTTLQATGVASSLVEIIQGKGFKLQTLNLSFEDEDVVA, via the exons atggcTTCAATCTTGGGATTTTCGACTCCTTTATTTTGCAAATCCATATCCCCTTCCTTATCTTGTTCTTCTTCGCCCAAAATTACAGTTCACCTCCGAAACCATGGCGGCGGTGTTGCTCTCGATAACCCAATTGTTTCTGTTCAAAAGAAATTCCGTAGAGATAGAAAGTTTGTTCCTTGTTCGGTTTCCGAAGAAACCCAAGTCCCAGAAGAAGCAGCAGAAGCAGAAGCATCGGTTGTCGTTCCGGTCTCGCCTTCCGACGTTCTCACAATGTTCTTTCAG GCTGATGGAATGATGAATGAAGCATTGATTCCTGCTATTTCCGGGGCTCTACAA GAGACAGATGGAATTAGCAATTTGGAAGTGAAAGTTGTGGAAGGAATTGCTAGCATCGAG CTGAAGAAACAGACAACTTTACAAGCTACAGGTGTAGCTTCGAGTTTGGTTGAAATCATACAAGGAAAAGGATTTAAGCTGCAGACTCTGAACCTcagttttgaagatgaagatgtaGTAGCTTGA
- the LOC124914199 gene encoding xyloglucan glycosyltransferase 4: MAPSSVVVTIEKPLIEISDVKAQAFPDKSKASSPKQFTWLLLLKAYRVVSCISWLAMGSRDVLFTAKKRIEMNEGEPKNRGRLYRFLRVFLALSIMGLVIEGIAHFKKWHLMTMIHPWEVQGLLEWSYMAWLSFRLNYVAPLVIKLSNFCIALFMIQSLDRFILCIGCFWMKCKKMKPELIIEPEGDDIEQNSNFPMVLVQIPMCNEKEVFATSIGAACLLDWPKDRLLIQILDDSDDESTQLLIKNEVSMWRQKGVNIIYRHRFIRTGYKAGNLKSAMACAYVKDYEFVAIFDADFQPNPDYLKQTIPYFKGNPEVGLVQARWCFVNKDENLLTRLQNVNLCFHFEVEQQVNGMFLNFFGFNGTAGVWRIKALEESGGWLERTTVEDMDIAVRAHLHGWKFIFLNDVRVLCELPESYEAYKKQQHRWHSGPMQLFRLCLPAILTSKISIWKKSNLILLFFLLRKLILPFYSFTLFCIILPLTMFIPEAELPLWVVCYVPVLLSFLNILPTPKSFPFLIPYLMFENTMSVTKFNAMVSGLFQLGSAYEWVVTKKTGRASESDLLALAEREEEKFPVQRRLSESGLEMLNKLKEEEENRVPIVVEKKKKQKQNRLYRKELALAFLLLTAAGRSLLSAHGLHFYFLLFQGLSFLVVGLDLIGEQVN; encoded by the exons ATGGCGCCAAGTTCAGTTGTGGTGACGATCGAGAAGCCACTGATAGAAATTTCCGACGTAAAGGCACAGGCTTTTCCTGACAAGTCGAAAGCTTCAAGTCCGAAACAGTTCACTTGGCTACTACTCTTGAAAGCGTACAGGGTCGTGAGTTGCATTTCATGGCTAGCAATGGGGTCGAGAGATGTACTCTTTACTGCGAAGAAGAGGATCGAGATGAACGAAGGTGAACCCAAGAACAGAGGAAGGTTGTATAGATTTCTCCGAGTGTTTCTTGCTTTATCTATAATGGGTTTAGTCATTGAAGGCATTGCTCATTTCAAAAAATGGCATTTGATGACTATGATTCATCCATGGGAAGTTCAGGGTCTTCTTGAATGGTCTTATATGGCTTGGCTTTCGTTTAGACTTAATTATGTCGCACCTTTGGTTATTAAGCTATCAAATTTCTGCATCGCCCTTTTCATGATCCAATCATTGGATCGTTTCATACTCTGCATCGGCTGTTTCTGGATGAAATGTAAGAAAATGAAACCAGAATTGATAATAGAACCAGAAGGAGATGATATTGAACAGAATTCTAATTTCCCAATGGTCCTTGTTCAAATACCCATGTGCAATGAGAAAGAg gtaTTCGCGACGTCAATTGGGGCTGCTTGTCTGTTGGATTGGCCAAAAGATCGACTTTTAATTCAAATCCTGGATGATTCAGACGATGAAAGTACACAGCTTTTAATCAAGAATGAAGTTTCGATGTGGAGGCAAAAAGGGGTGAATATAATCTACCGACACCGGTTCATTAGAACCGGTTATAAAGCAGGTAATCTCAAATCAGCCATGGCCTGTGCCTACGTTAAGGACTATGAATTCGTCGCGATATTCGATGCTGATTTCCAACCCAACCCAGATTACCTTAAACAGACAATACCCTATTTTAAG GGAAATCCGGAAGTGGGTTTGGTCCAGGCTCGATGGTGTTTCGTGAACAAGGATGAGAATTTGTTAACCAGACTTCAAAATGTGAATCTATGCTTTCACTTTGAAGTGGAACAGCAAGTTAATGGGATGTTTTTGAATTTCTTTGGCTTCAACGGGACTGCCGGAGTTTGGAGGATCAAAGCTTTAGAAGAATCCGGCGGCTGGCTTGAAAGAACTACGGTGGAAGATATGGATATCGCCGTTCGAGCCCATCTACATGGATGGAAATTCATCTTCCTTAATGATGTCAGAGTCCTCTGTGAATTACCGGAATCTTATGAAGCTTATAAGAAACAACAACATCGTTGGCATTCCGGTCCGATGCAACTATTCCGGTTGTGTCTTCCGGCCATCTTAACTTCCAAG ATATCAATATGGAAGAAATCAAATCTgattcttctcttcttccttctAAGGAAATTGATTCTACCCTTTTACTCATTCACTCTATTCTGCATAATTCTTCCATTAACCATGTTCATACCAGAGGCCGAATTACCTCTCTGGGTTGTTTGCTACGTCCCGGTTCTGCTCTCCTTCTTGAATATCCTCCCCACTCCAAAATCATTCCCATTCTTGATTCCATACCTAATGTTTGAAAACACAATGTCGGTCACAAAGTTCAATGCAATGGTATCCGGTTTGTTCCAGCTGGGTAGTGCTTACGAATGGGTAGTAACAAAGAAGACCGGCAGAGCATCGGAATCGGATTTACTAGCTTTGGCAGAGAGGGAAGAAGAGAAGTTTCCGGTTCAAAGGAGACTTTCTGAATCTGGGTTAGAAATGTTGAACAAattgaaggaagaagaagagaataggGTTCCAATTGTggttgagaagaagaagaaacagaaaCAGAACAGGCTGTACAGAAAGGAATTGGCACTTGCTTTCCTTTTACTGACGGCAGCTGGTCGGAGCTTGTTATCAGCTCATGGCCTACATTTCTATTTCTTGTTGTTTCAAGGTCTGTCTTTTTTGGTTGTCGGTCTGGACTTGATCGGAGAACAGGTCAACTGA